The proteins below come from a single Streptomyces sp. SCSIO 75703 genomic window:
- the hflX gene encoding GTPase HflX: MTSSSSPSQDTKRLAQTYPEGLRADALMEEDVAWSPELGTEWDGDQFDRSDRAALRRVAGLSTELEDVTEVEYRQLRLERVVLVGVWTSGTARDAENSLAELAALAETAGAIVLDGVIQRRDKPDAATYIGSGKAQQLRDVVLESGADTVVCDGELSPGQLVHLEDVVKAKVIDRTALILDIFAQHATSREGKAQVALAQMQYMLPRLRGWGQSLSRQMGGGSGGGLATRGPGETKIETDRRRIREKMAKLRREIAEMKTGRDIKRQERKRHRVPSVAIAGYTNAGKSSLLNRLTGAGVLVENALFATLDPTVRRAETPSGRLYTLADTVGFVRHLPHHLVEAFRSTMEEVAESDLILHVVDGAHPAPEEQLAAVREVIRDVGAGDVPEIVVINKADLADPLVLQRLMRVEKHSLAVSARTGDGIGELLELIDRELPRPSVEVEALVPYTRGKLVARAHDEGEVLSEEHTADGTLIKARVHEELAAELTPYVPAPAL; this comes from the coding sequence ATGACCTCCTCTTCTTCTCCCTCCCAGGACACCAAGCGTCTCGCGCAGACCTACCCCGAGGGCCTTCGGGCCGATGCCCTGATGGAAGAGGACGTCGCCTGGAGCCCCGAGCTCGGCACGGAGTGGGACGGCGATCAGTTCGACCGCTCCGACCGGGCGGCTCTGCGCCGGGTGGCGGGCCTCTCCACCGAGCTGGAGGACGTCACCGAGGTCGAGTACCGGCAGCTCCGGCTGGAGCGGGTCGTCCTCGTCGGCGTCTGGACCTCGGGCACCGCGCGGGACGCGGAGAACTCGCTCGCCGAGCTGGCCGCCCTCGCCGAGACCGCGGGCGCGATCGTGCTCGACGGCGTGATCCAGCGCCGCGACAAGCCCGACGCGGCCACCTACATCGGCTCCGGCAAGGCCCAGCAGCTCCGGGACGTGGTCCTGGAGAGCGGCGCCGACACCGTCGTCTGCGACGGTGAGCTGAGCCCCGGCCAGCTCGTCCACCTGGAAGACGTCGTCAAGGCCAAGGTCATCGACCGCACGGCCCTGATCCTCGACATCTTCGCCCAGCACGCCACGTCCCGGGAGGGCAAGGCGCAGGTGGCGCTCGCGCAGATGCAGTACATGCTGCCGAGGCTGCGCGGCTGGGGTCAGTCGCTGTCCCGGCAGATGGGCGGCGGCTCGGGCGGCGGCCTCGCCACCCGCGGCCCCGGTGAGACCAAGATCGAGACGGACCGCCGGCGCATCCGCGAGAAGATGGCGAAGCTGCGCCGTGAGATCGCCGAGATGAAGACCGGCCGCGACATCAAGCGCCAGGAACGCAAGCGCCACCGGGTGCCCTCCGTCGCCATCGCCGGTTACACCAACGCGGGCAAGTCCTCGCTGCTCAACCGGCTCACCGGTGCGGGCGTGCTCGTGGAGAACGCGCTGTTCGCCACCCTCGACCCGACCGTGCGCCGGGCCGAGACGCCGAGCGGCCGGCTCTACACCCTGGCGGACACCGTCGGATTCGTCCGGCACCTGCCGCACCACCTGGTCGAGGCGTTCCGCTCCACGATGGAGGAGGTCGCCGAGTCCGACCTGATCCTGCACGTCGTGGACGGCGCGCACCCGGCCCCCGAGGAGCAGCTCGCCGCCGTGCGCGAGGTGATCAGGGACGTCGGCGCCGGCGACGTGCCCGAGATCGTCGTCATCAACAAGGCGGACCTGGCCGACCCGCTGGTGCTCCAGCGGCTGATGCGCGTGGAGAAGCACTCCCTCGCGGTCTCCGCCCGCACCGGCGACGGCATCGGGGAACTGCTCGAACTGATCGACCGCGAACTGCCCCGGCCCTCGGTCGAGGTCGAGGCGCTGGTCCCGTACACACGGGGCAAGCTCGTCGCCCGCGCGCACGACGAGGGCGAGGTGCTCTCCGAGGAGCACACCGCGGACGGCACGCTGATCAAGGCCCGCGTGCACGAGGAACTCGCGGCGGAACTCACGCCGTACGTCCCCGCCCCGGCGCTCTGA
- a CDS encoding M1 family metallopeptidase produces the protein MPHTPRPAASRRARRRLRAVALLAPAVTVCLVAADTPPVPLGIGDPLFPHLGNPGYDVTAYDLSLTYSGTNTEPLRAVTVIDARTTAGLDRINLDFAHGTVGSVEVDGEPARFATAGEDLVITPRKALEKGDRTRITVRHTSDPVSPEGRQGGWVRTADGLAMANQADVAHLVFPCNDHPADKARFTFRVTVPDGLTAVANGLPVTVRRAGGSATWTYRSAHPMATELVQVSIGRSSVLRRPGPHGLPVRDVVPEGQEAALEPWLAKTPGQIAWMEEKAGRYPFETYGLLMADATTGFELETQTLSLFEKGLFTEPGYPAWYVESLMVHELAHQWFGNSVSPRSWSDLWLNEGHATWYEALWSEETAGRPLADRMKAAYGASDRWRASGGPPGAPKPPSTGNKIGIFRANVYDGAALVLYALRQEIGRPAFERLERSWTARHRDGNASTGDFVRLASETAGRDLTGFLHAWLHDAKTPPMPGHPDWQPAPAAPAPVAATDKAPARQATAG, from the coding sequence ATGCCGCACACCCCCCGCCCCGCCGCCTCCCGCCGCGCCCGCCGCCGGCTGCGGGCGGTCGCGCTGCTCGCCCCGGCCGTCACCGTCTGCCTGGTCGCCGCCGACACCCCGCCGGTCCCGCTCGGCATCGGCGACCCCCTCTTCCCGCACCTCGGCAACCCCGGCTACGACGTGACCGCGTACGACCTCTCCCTCACCTACTCCGGCACCAACACCGAGCCGCTGCGCGCCGTCACCGTCATCGACGCCCGCACCACCGCCGGTCTGGACCGGATCAACCTCGACTTCGCCCACGGCACGGTCGGCTCCGTCGAGGTCGACGGCGAACCGGCGCGCTTCGCCACGGCCGGCGAGGACCTCGTGATCACGCCCCGCAAGGCCCTGGAGAAGGGCGACCGGACGCGGATCACCGTGCGCCACACCAGCGACCCCGTCTCCCCCGAGGGCCGCCAGGGCGGCTGGGTGCGCACCGCCGACGGGCTCGCCATGGCCAACCAGGCCGACGTCGCCCACCTGGTCTTCCCCTGCAACGACCACCCCGCGGACAAGGCCCGCTTCACCTTCCGCGTGACCGTCCCCGACGGGCTCACCGCCGTCGCCAACGGCCTGCCGGTGACCGTACGGCGGGCCGGCGGCTCGGCCACCTGGACCTACCGCTCCGCCCACCCGATGGCCACCGAACTCGTCCAGGTCTCCATCGGCCGCTCCAGCGTGCTGCGCCGCCCCGGCCCGCACGGCCTGCCCGTCCGGGACGTCGTGCCCGAGGGCCAGGAGGCGGCCCTCGAACCCTGGCTGGCGAAGACCCCGGGCCAGATCGCCTGGATGGAGGAGAAGGCCGGCCGCTACCCCTTCGAGACGTACGGCCTGCTCATGGCCGACGCCACCACCGGCTTCGAACTCGAGACGCAGACGCTCTCCCTCTTCGAGAAGGGACTGTTCACCGAGCCCGGCTACCCCGCCTGGTACGTCGAGTCGCTGATGGTGCACGAGCTGGCGCACCAGTGGTTCGGCAACAGCGTCAGCCCCCGCTCCTGGTCCGACCTGTGGCTCAACGAGGGCCACGCCACCTGGTACGAGGCCCTGTGGAGCGAGGAGACCGCCGGCCGGCCGCTGGCCGACCGCATGAAGGCCGCCTACGGCGCCTCCGACCGGTGGCGGGCCTCGGGCGGACCGCCCGGCGCCCCCAAGCCGCCGTCCACCGGCAACAAGATCGGCATCTTCCGCGCCAACGTCTACGACGGCGCCGCCCTCGTCCTCTACGCGCTGCGCCAGGAGATCGGCCGCCCCGCCTTCGAGCGCCTGGAACGGAGCTGGACCGCGCGCCACCGGGACGGCAACGCCTCCACCGGCGACTTCGTCCGCCTCGCCTCCGAGACCGCCGGCCGCGACCTGACCGGCTTCCTCCACGCCTGGCTCCACGACGCGAAGACCCCGCCGATGCCCGGCCACCCCGACTGGCAGCCCGCCCCCGCCGCCCCGGCACCGGTGGCCGCGACGGACAAGGCGCCCGCCCGGCAGGCAACCGCCGGATAA
- a CDS encoding HD domain-containing protein, protein MNAEAAKPATPGPAMPTTAGGVTPAASRRKARPRIDLRRLGRAALLGTATRGRLPAAIGHVVEAHRAHHPDADVEPLRHAYLLAESSHRGQMRKSGEPYITHPLAVTLILAELGAETTTLTASLLHDTVEDTEVTLDQVGKEFGAEVRYLVDGVTKLEKVDYGAAAEPETFRKMLLATGNDVRVMSIKLADRLHNMRTLGVMRREKQERIARVTRDVLIPLAERLGVQALKSELEDLVFAVLHPEEYARTRQLVDDNGARPDNPLATAADEVRTVLREADISAEVLIRPRHFVSVHRVSRSRAPLGGADFGRLLVLVQEDADCYAVLGELHTCMTPVVAEFKDFIAVPKFNLYQSLHTAVTRPGDGQVVEVLIRTHQMHKVAEAGVVALGNPYAPPSEEQSEDGERADPTRPGWLSRLLDWQRGAPDADTFWSTLREDLAQDREITVFRPDGGSLGLPEGATCVDAAYAQYGEDAHACIGARVNGRLATLSTVLRDGDSVQLLMGQDPASEPSEEWLEHAHTPTARIAIQRRLAARPQPPAAESPRTGPPGPAPAAEAPVPRPPAEGAAPRPGPDDVIADLPGATVRLAGCCTPVPPDEVTGFAVRGGVVTVHRVGCGAVARMRDTGRTEVGVRWGETAGCRVTLLAESFGRPHLLADLTEAMAQEGAQIVSATVEPPDRQRVRHTYTVLLPDAARLPVLMRAMRNVAGVYDVSRAQPQTTGV, encoded by the coding sequence ATGAACGCGGAGGCCGCGAAACCCGCGACCCCAGGCCCAGCGATGCCCACGACGGCCGGCGGCGTCACCCCGGCCGCCTCCCGCCGCAAGGCCCGCCCCCGCATCGACCTGCGCCGCCTGGGCCGCGCCGCCCTGCTCGGCACCGCCACCCGCGGCCGGCTGCCCGCCGCCATCGGCCACGTCGTCGAGGCGCACCGCGCCCACCACCCCGACGCCGACGTCGAGCCACTGCGCCACGCCTACCTGCTGGCCGAGTCCTCGCACCGCGGCCAGATGCGCAAGAGCGGCGAGCCGTACATCACGCACCCCCTCGCCGTCACCCTCATCCTCGCCGAACTCGGCGCGGAGACCACGACGCTCACCGCCTCCCTCCTGCACGACACCGTCGAGGACACCGAGGTGACGCTCGACCAGGTCGGCAAGGAGTTCGGCGCCGAGGTCCGCTACCTCGTCGACGGCGTCACCAAACTGGAGAAGGTCGACTACGGCGCCGCCGCCGAGCCCGAGACCTTCCGCAAGATGCTCCTCGCCACCGGCAACGACGTCCGCGTGATGTCCATCAAACTCGCCGACCGGCTGCACAACATGCGCACCCTCGGTGTCATGCGCCGCGAGAAGCAGGAACGCATCGCCAGAGTGACCCGGGACGTGCTCATCCCGCTCGCCGAACGGCTCGGCGTCCAGGCGCTCAAGTCCGAGCTGGAGGACCTGGTCTTCGCGGTCCTGCACCCCGAGGAGTACGCGCGCACCAGGCAACTCGTCGACGACAACGGCGCCCGCCCCGACAACCCCCTCGCCACCGCCGCCGACGAGGTACGCACCGTGCTGCGCGAGGCCGACATCAGCGCCGAAGTCCTCATCCGGCCCCGGCACTTCGTCTCCGTGCACCGCGTCTCCCGCAGCCGGGCCCCGCTCGGCGGCGCCGACTTCGGCCGGCTCCTCGTCCTCGTCCAGGAGGACGCCGACTGCTACGCGGTCCTCGGCGAACTGCACACGTGCATGACGCCCGTCGTCGCGGAGTTCAAGGACTTCATCGCCGTCCCCAAGTTCAACCTGTACCAGTCGCTGCACACCGCCGTGACCCGCCCGGGCGACGGCCAGGTCGTCGAAGTCCTCATCCGCACCCACCAGATGCACAAGGTCGCCGAGGCCGGGGTCGTCGCCCTCGGCAACCCCTACGCCCCTCCCTCGGAGGAACAGAGCGAGGACGGAGAGCGCGCCGACCCCACCCGCCCCGGCTGGCTCTCCCGGCTGCTCGACTGGCAGCGGGGCGCCCCCGACGCGGACACCTTCTGGTCCACCCTGCGCGAGGACCTCGCCCAGGACCGCGAGATCACCGTCTTCCGCCCCGACGGCGGCAGCCTCGGCCTCCCCGAGGGCGCGACCTGCGTCGACGCCGCCTACGCCCAGTACGGGGAGGACGCGCACGCCTGTATCGGCGCCCGCGTCAACGGGCGCCTCGCCACCCTCAGCACCGTGCTCAGGGACGGCGACTCGGTGCAGCTCCTGATGGGCCAGGACCCGGCGTCCGAGCCCTCCGAGGAGTGGCTGGAGCACGCCCACACCCCCACCGCGCGCATCGCCATCCAGCGCCGCCTCGCCGCCCGCCCGCAGCCCCCCGCCGCCGAGTCACCGCGCACCGGCCCGCCCGGCCCGGCCCCCGCCGCCGAGGCGCCCGTCCCGCGCCCCCCGGCCGAGGGCGCGGCCCCGCGGCCCGGCCCCGACGACGTGATCGCCGACCTGCCCGGAGCGACCGTACGGCTGGCCGGCTGCTGCACCCCCGTACCGCCCGACGAGGTGACCGGCTTCGCCGTGCGCGGGGGAGTCGTCACCGTGCACCGCGTCGGCTGCGGCGCGGTCGCCCGCATGCGCGACACCGGACGTACCGAGGTCGGCGTGCGCTGGGGCGAGACCGCCGGATGCCGGGTCACGCTGCTCGCCGAATCGTTCGGCCGCCCGCACCTGCTCGCCGACCTCACCGAGGCCATGGCCCAGGAGGGCGCCCAGATCGTCTCCGCGACCGTCGAGCCGCCCGACCGGCAGCGGGTGCGGCACACGTACACCGTGCTCCTCCCGGACGCCGCGCGCCTGCCCGTCCTGATGCGCGCGATGCGCAACGTGGCCGGCGTGTACGACGTGAGCCGAGCCCAGCCCCAGACCACGGGGGTCTGA